A window of bacterium contains these coding sequences:
- the sdhC gene encoding succinate dehydrogenase, cytochrome b556 subunit — protein sequence MIRLIKELIKDSFLNPNMGMGSFWIQRITGVLLALYIFPHILIISTAAIYGGNAFTKLINALNNPIVWVLELAMILGVAFHLLNGLRIILVDFFPLSRKQQQMLWLVSIGCFVIFVFSIVTYFPKFVLYAGGYIFVK from the coding sequence ATGATTCGATTAATTAAGGAGTTAATAAAAGATAGTTTTCTCAATCCTAATATGGGAATGGGGTCATTCTGGATTCAACGGATTACCGGTGTATTATTAGCGCTTTATATTTTCCCGCATATCCTTATCATTAGTACTGCAGCTATCTATGGCGGAAATGCATTTACGAAACTGATAAACGCTCTGAACAATCCTATTGTTTGGGTGCTAGAACTAGCGATGATTCTAGGTGTAGCATTTCATCTTCTTAACGGATTACGGATTATTTTGGTTGATTTCTTCCCGTTAAGTCGCAAACAGCAGCAAATGTTATGGCTGGTATCTATCGGTTGTTTTGTCATTTTTGTGTTTAGCATCGTTACGTATTTCCCAAAATTTGTTTTATATGCAGGTGGATATATTTTTGTCAAATAG
- a CDS encoding succinate dehydrogenase iron-sulfur subunit, producing the protein MFILVMITFKIFRYDPTKDKTPHFDSFEVNTKPGMTVLEGLYFIREYRDGSLAFRSSCRAAVCGSCAMHINGQYRLACETQIAALKAQTVTIRPLAHLRVLKDLIVDMEPFWQKLHLIKPYLMPGTPAPVQERPQTPQDQEKLMGIIDCILCGSCYSSCTVTLTDPNYIGPAAFLKANRFLIDSRDNAVSERLRLVDGEHGVWRCHTIFNCQKVCPKDCDPTGSIANLKRHLIAKKTGITMT; encoded by the coding sequence ATGTTCATTTTAGTTATGATTACTTTCAAAATATTTCGATATGACCCAACGAAAGATAAAACTCCGCATTTTGATTCCTTTGAAGTGAATACAAAACCCGGCATGACAGTTCTAGAAGGATTGTATTTTATTCGTGAGTATCGTGATGGTTCATTAGCATTTCGTTCCTCTTGTCGAGCAGCGGTATGTGGTTCTTGTGCCATGCATATCAATGGGCAATATCGGCTCGCCTGTGAAACGCAAATTGCCGCATTAAAAGCACAAACGGTTACGATTCGTCCCCTAGCCCATCTCCGTGTATTAAAAGATTTAATTGTTGATATGGAACCGTTCTGGCAAAAACTCCATCTCATTAAACCGTATCTAATGCCCGGGACACCTGCACCAGTCCAAGAACGACCGCAAACACCGCAAGACCAAGAGAAATTGATGGGAATAATCGATTGCATCCTTTGCGGGTCCTGTTATTCTTCTTGCACGGTAACGTTAACCGATCCAAACTATATCGGACCCGCCGCATTCTTGAAAGCAAATCGATTTTTGATTGACTCACGCGATAATGCGGTCTCTGAACGATTACGGTTAGTTGATGGTGAACATGGCGTATGGCGATGTCATACTATATTCAACTGTCAGAAAGTTTGTCCGAAAGATTGTGACCCTACCGGAAGTATTGCGAATCTAAAACGGCACTTGATCGCTAAAAAAACCGGAATAACCATGACTTAA
- a CDS encoding FAD-binding protein, which produces MIYHKVIVVGGGLAGLRAAIAVSEHNMDVAIVSKVHPVRSHSLAAQGGINAALGNHPKGRYDTPQLHAYDTIKGSDFLADQDAVMIMTEEAIPRIYEMEHWGCPFSRTVDGKIAQRPFGGAGFPRTCYCADKTGHVLLHTLYEQTIRHEIPVYEEYMVIALVVEDNTCQGIITLDLRSGKIEPMMAEAIIFGTGGAGRVYRNTTNAYISTGLGMAIPYWAGIPLKDMEFVQYHPTTLYGTNILITEGARGEGGYLLNNRGERFMEKYARDAMELAPRDIVARAIQTEIDEGRGFEKAYVHLDLRHLGQEKIMERLPGIWDIAVHFAGVDPIKKPIPVQPGQHYTMGGIDCNADGETRVAGFFAAGECACVSVHGANRLGGNSLLETIVFGARAGNAAVNYVTNKKANRKGKDILLLKAKEQEKKLNDFFQVNGTERTAAIKDELAFTMVEKVGIFRTEAEMKDAEQKIKELKERFKKAQIAEFGLRFNFDLVWHLELEGNLAVAEAIVAGALARTESRGSHFRRDFPKRDDTNWLKHTIAEYTLEGPKLSYRPVTLGIFELVERKY; this is translated from the coding sequence GTGATTTACCATAAAGTTATTGTTGTTGGCGGCGGATTAGCTGGTCTCCGCGCAGCTATTGCGGTTAGTGAACATAATATGGATGTCGCAATAGTGTCTAAAGTTCATCCAGTTCGTTCACATTCCCTAGCGGCACAAGGTGGAATCAATGCTGCGTTGGGTAATCATCCAAAAGGACGATATGATACCCCCCAACTCCATGCTTATGATACGATTAAAGGCAGCGATTTTTTAGCTGATCAGGATGCAGTAATGATTATGACTGAAGAAGCTATACCACGAATCTATGAAATGGAACATTGGGGTTGTCCATTTTCTCGAACTGTTGATGGGAAAATTGCGCAACGACCATTTGGTGGCGCGGGATTTCCTCGAACCTGTTATTGTGCGGATAAAACCGGACACGTTTTATTACACACATTATATGAACAAACTATTCGTCACGAAATTCCGGTTTATGAAGAATATATGGTAATCGCCTTAGTAGTAGAAGATAATACTTGTCAAGGAATTATAACCCTAGATTTACGCTCGGGCAAAATCGAACCAATGATGGCGGAAGCGATAATTTTTGGAACCGGAGGTGCTGGGAGAGTATACCGGAACACAACCAATGCGTATATTAGTACGGGGTTAGGTATGGCGATACCCTATTGGGCAGGAATCCCGCTAAAAGATATGGAATTTGTCCAATATCACCCAACAACATTATACGGGACAAATATTTTGATTACTGAAGGTGCACGCGGTGAAGGTGGTTATCTATTAAACAATCGCGGTGAACGATTCATGGAAAAATATGCGCGCGATGCAATGGAATTAGCGCCACGCGATATCGTTGCTCGAGCTATCCAAACAGAAATTGATGAAGGACGCGGGTTCGAAAAAGCTTATGTCCATCTCGATTTGCGGCATCTTGGTCAGGAAAAAATTATGGAACGGTTACCTGGGATATGGGATATCGCGGTTCATTTTGCCGGTGTTGACCCGATTAAAAAACCTATTCCGGTTCAACCTGGTCAACATTATACGATGGGCGGAATTGATTGTAATGCTGACGGTGAAACTCGAGTTGCTGGATTCTTTGCAGCAGGTGAGTGTGCATGTGTTAGCGTTCACGGCGCGAATCGGTTAGGTGGTAATTCTCTACTCGAAACTATTGTTTTCGGAGCGCGCGCCGGTAACGCTGCGGTTAACTATGTTACAAATAAAAAAGCGAATCGTAAAGGAAAAGATATCCTGCTCCTGAAAGCAAAAGAGCAAGAAAAAAAACTCAATGATTTCTTCCAGGTCAATGGAACTGAAAGAACCGCTGCAATTAAAGACGAACTTGCATTTACTATGGTTGAGAAAGTTGGAATTTTCCGAACGGAAGCTGAAATGAAAGATGCAGAGCAAAAAATAAAAGAACTGAAGGAACGATTTAAAAAAGCGCAAATTGCTGAGTTCGGGTTACGGTTCAATTTTGACTTAGTCTGGCATCTAGAGTTGGAGGGAAACCTAGCAGTCGCTGAAGCTATAGTAGCTGGCGCGCTTGCTAGAACCGAAAGTCGCGGGTCGCATTTTCGTCGCGATTTTCCGAAACGAGATGATACGAACTGGTTGAAACATACGATTGCTGAATATACCCTTGAAGGACCAAAACTAAGTTACCGACCGGTGACGTTAGGCATATTCGAGCTTGTAGAAAGGAAATATTAA
- the hydA gene encoding dihydropyrimidinase: protein MDTIIYGGRIVSEDKVYQAHIGIKGEKIAVLTPKLAIPKNIPVIDATGKYVFPGGIDVHTHFQLTIKKGLSTSETFTTGTMAAACGGITTIIDFATQQRGESLSQTIKKRKQEADNQVCIDYSLHCAITDWNEQSKKELSKLVELGIPSFKFFMVYGDRGWNADDAVLFSALEEARRLNALIMVHAENEAIINLLTQRYGQREFRKKFGTYALSLSRPNFVEVEAIHRVITWAEATGGALYIVHTSTGEGVTAIHSAKAKGITVFAESCPQYLLLTDAVFKKKTGYLYATCPPVRTKQDIAKLWQHLADGTIDIVATDTCSFTRKQKSRGSNDFRKIPYGIPGVETIIPLLYSEGVRKKRITLTQLIQLVSTNPAKLFGLYPRKGTIQVGADADLVIFDPKQEKIISPNTLSTACDWSPYQGYRIIGLPILTLCRGKIVAQNGTFIGQPGYGKFIARFISSPFCKLISSTHY from the coding sequence ATGGATACAATCATATACGGAGGGCGAATCGTTTCTGAAGATAAGGTTTACCAAGCTCATATCGGGATTAAAGGAGAAAAAATTGCTGTATTAACTCCTAAACTCGCTATACCAAAGAACATTCCAGTGATTGATGCAACAGGTAAGTATGTCTTTCCCGGCGGAATTGATGTTCACACTCATTTTCAATTAACTATCAAAAAAGGACTATCTACTTCAGAGACATTTACCACCGGAACGATGGCAGCTGCTTGCGGTGGGATAACCACAATTATTGATTTTGCTACCCAACAAAGAGGGGAATCGTTATCTCAAACTATCAAAAAAAGAAAACAAGAAGCGGACAATCAGGTTTGCATTGATTATTCGTTACATTGCGCTATAACCGATTGGAATGAACAATCGAAAAAAGAATTATCAAAACTGGTTGAATTAGGGATTCCGAGTTTTAAATTCTTTATGGTATATGGAGACCGTGGATGGAATGCAGATGATGCGGTGTTATTTTCCGCGTTAGAAGAAGCAAGGCGCCTTAATGCATTAATTATGGTTCACGCGGAAAATGAGGCGATTATCAATCTGCTCACGCAACGATATGGCCAACGCGAATTTAGAAAAAAATTTGGCACTTATGCATTATCACTATCACGGCCGAATTTTGTCGAAGTAGAAGCGATACATCGGGTCATAACCTGGGCGGAAGCAACCGGTGGTGCTCTTTATATCGTGCATACGTCAACCGGTGAAGGAGTAACTGCGATACATTCTGCTAAAGCCAAGGGAATAACAGTTTTTGCGGAATCATGCCCGCAATATTTATTACTAACCGATGCGGTTTTCAAAAAGAAAACCGGATACCTATACGCCACATGTCCGCCGGTACGAACCAAACAGGATATCGCAAAACTCTGGCAGCATCTCGCTGACGGAACCATTGATATTGTTGCAACTGATACCTGTTCCTTTACACGAAAACAGAAATCGCGAGGGAGTAACGATTTTCGGAAAATCCCCTATGGCATACCAGGGGTCGAGACGATAATACCTTTGCTCTATTCAGAAGGAGTCAGAAAAAAACGCATTACCTTAACCCAACTGATTCAGCTTGTTAGCACTAATCCTGCAAAATTATTCGGGTTATATCCAAGAAAAGGAACTATTCAAGTTGGAGCTGATGCAGACCTGGTCATTTTCGACCCTAAACAAGAAAAAATTATTTCCCCTAATACATTATCTACTGCTTGCGATTGGTCTCCCTATCAGGGGTATCGGATAATTGGTTTACCAATATTGACCCTGTGTCGAGGGAAAATAGTCGCACAGAACGGAACCTTTATTGGTCAGCCGGGCTATGGGAAGTTTATCGCTCGGTTTATCAGTTCACCGTTCTGCAAGCTGATTTCATCAACGCATTATTAA
- a CDS encoding outer membrane lipoprotein carrier protein LolA, giving the protein MCNKHRLLSLIIILIISISPVCFAEKSSEILKNIQDRFDTLSTLKVSISQTNIEFTSMSTTTYIGTLFYQTPDKLRIHYTKPTEQIIVYDGKYLWIYTAELKQVTKQNLQSVSLPIHLLPFIGAKNIDRNEFRKTYSIQLMKSELLSSITTYRIKFKPKNNVDKKPELIFWFNRITYLPVKTKIIDPSNVNITLTFSEFEPNIEFTTNLFALSIPPDCELTDLTSLNR; this is encoded by the coding sequence ATGTGTAATAAACATCGATTATTGTCACTTATAATAATATTAATAATATCCATTTCCCCAGTTTGTTTTGCAGAAAAAAGCAGTGAAATATTAAAAAATATTCAGGATAGATTTGATACACTTTCTACATTGAAAGTTTCAATTTCTCAAACGAATATTGAATTTACTTCAATGTCAACAACAACGTATATCGGAACGCTCTTTTACCAAACTCCGGATAAATTGCGAATCCATTATACTAAACCTACCGAGCAAATTATAGTTTACGATGGAAAATATTTATGGATATACACTGCAGAATTAAAACAGGTTACCAAGCAAAATTTGCAATCTGTTTCTCTACCGATTCATTTACTTCCTTTTATCGGAGCTAAGAATATTGACCGAAATGAATTCCGCAAAACCTATTCAATTCAATTGATGAAATCTGAACTTCTTTCTTCTATTACCACTTATCGAATTAAATTTAAACCGAAAAACAATGTAGATAAAAAACCGGAATTGATATTTTGGTTTAACCGAATAACCTATCTGCCGGTTAAAACAAAAATTATAGACCCGTCAAACGTTAATATAACTTTAACTTTTTCTGAATTTGAACCAAATATTGAGTTCACAACAAATTTATTTGCATTATCAATTCCGCCAGATTGCGAATTGACTGATTTAACTTCTCTGAATAGATGA
- the sdhD gene encoding succinate dehydrogenase, hydrophobic membrane anchor protein — translation MLIIKRGLWSWFLQRITGLLLVVGMVVHFITLHFESHEPITFERVTTRLQTHAWQIFDLTLLGLVLYHGLNGLWAVLLDFAPNEKVKNYLGWFVTLFGIATFIFGFWALMAYTK, via the coding sequence ATGCTCATCATCAAACGCGGGCTCTGGTCTTGGTTCTTACAACGAATTACTGGCTTGTTGCTAGTGGTCGGAATGGTTGTGCATTTTATCACATTACATTTCGAATCGCATGAACCGATAACTTTTGAACGTGTGACAACTCGATTACAAACACATGCTTGGCAGATATTTGATTTAACCTTACTTGGTCTAGTCTTATATCACGGATTAAATGGACTCTGGGCAGTATTACTCGATTTTGCACCAAATGAAAAAGTAAAAAATTATCTCGGATGGTTCGTTACTCTTTTTGGTATAGCAACATTTATCTTCGGGTTCTGGGCATTAATGGCATATACAAAATAA